A single region of the Desmonostoc muscorum LEGE 12446 genome encodes:
- a CDS encoding HupE/UreJ family protein, translating to MLKIQLVANYKQKSSTVTSTKFYLGIAFLTCIGLLSAAHPALAHHAIGGKIPSNFFEGFLSGLAHPVIGLDHFAFVVAIGLLSARQQNGLLIPVAFVLTAMAGTGIHILKFDLPLSEIIIASSVIAFGAMLLLSKKPNWFVLALLGAVAGLFHGYAYGESIVGAQMTPLVAYLAGFTLIQYGIAIGALLIGKVVSEKFANQFLKILQFIGLAICSIGVVFLTTSLVG from the coding sequence GTGTTAAAAATCCAGCTTGTTGCTAACTACAAACAAAAATCATCAACGGTAACTTCAACAAAGTTTTACTTAGGAATTGCCTTCTTAACTTGCATAGGACTTTTAAGTGCTGCTCATCCAGCTTTAGCACATCATGCCATTGGTGGTAAAATACCGTCTAATTTCTTTGAAGGGTTTTTGTCTGGGTTAGCCCACCCCGTTATTGGTCTTGACCATTTTGCCTTTGTGGTTGCTATTGGTTTACTTAGTGCTAGACAACAAAATGGATTGTTAATTCCAGTAGCTTTCGTTTTGACAGCTATGGCTGGAACTGGAATTCATATACTGAAATTCGATTTACCCTTAAGTGAGATCATCATTGCTAGTTCGGTGATTGCTTTTGGTGCAATGTTACTGCTATCGAAAAAACCTAATTGGTTTGTGCTAGCTTTGTTAGGAGCAGTTGCTGGTTTATTTCATGGTTATGCTTACGGTGAGTCCATTGTCGGCGCACAAATGACACCGCTAGTAGCTTACCTAGCAGGCTTCACTTTAATACAATATGGGATTGCTATCGGTGCGTTACTAATTGGTAAAGTTGTAAGCGAAAAATTTGCCAATCAATTCTTAAAGATACTACAATTTATTGGTTTGGCTATTTGTTCAATAGGAGTTGTTTTCTTGACCACTTCTCTCGTTGGTTAA
- a CDS encoding tetratricopeptide repeat protein: MNHIRKAVAILGITSSVLSGIPVAVHAAQEAPTRIQQMNFQEYHNQGVQKLEQGNFNGAIEDFSRVVQLNPRYYEGFCLRGLAKSQLRDFKAAVSDFDQALRLNPNHTDAYNGRGTAHAELGSIEAAITDFNQVLRIDPKSVDGYYNRGFLNYRQGNHKLAIADFNQALQINPNLADAYGNRGLAEYALGDRKNAINDLEQAASLFQRQGDTLRYQQTQALLQQIQP; the protein is encoded by the coding sequence ATGAACCATATTCGCAAAGCTGTTGCCATTCTGGGAATAACGAGTAGCGTACTGAGTGGAATACCTGTTGCTGTCCATGCTGCACAGGAAGCACCAACGCGCATCCAACAGATGAATTTTCAGGAATACCATAACCAGGGAGTGCAAAAGCTTGAACAAGGCAACTTCAACGGCGCAATAGAAGATTTTAGTCGGGTAGTACAGTTAAATCCCCGATACTACGAAGGTTTTTGCCTCAGAGGTTTAGCAAAGTCTCAATTAAGAGATTTTAAAGCAGCCGTTAGCGACTTCGATCAAGCACTGCGACTAAACCCCAACCATACAGATGCTTACAACGGTCGAGGAACTGCTCATGCGGAACTAGGAAGTATTGAAGCGGCGATTACCGACTTTAACCAAGTACTAAGAATTGATCCGAAGTCTGTAGATGGTTACTACAATAGGGGCTTTTTGAATTATAGGCAGGGAAATCACAAGCTGGCGATCGCAGATTTTAACCAAGCACTACAAATCAACCCCAATTTAGCTGATGCCTACGGCAACCGAGGACTTGCTGAATATGCTTTGGGCGATCGCAAAAATGCTATTAATGATTTAGAGCAAGCTGCAAGTCTGTTTCAACGGCAAGGAGATACTCTTCGGTATCAGCAAACACAAGCTCTCCTTCAGCAGATTCAGCCCTAA
- a CDS encoding Nramp family divalent metal transporter: MTRPENRPSLPEVHRSIRIPNTKSFWRKMLAYAGPGYLVSVGYMDPGNWATDIAGGSKFGYTLLTVVMLSNLMAILLQSLCVRLGVATGRDLAQACRDYFSQRVSFCLWVLCEIAIAACDLAELLGSAIALQLLFGIPLLWGVCITALDVLVLLFLQSKGFRYTEALVIMLVATVGICFTAEILFSRPDMGGILLGYLPKKEILQNPEMLYIAIGILGATVMPHNLYLHSSIVQTRDWQPNTEKKWEAIKFGTIDSTFALSLALFINSAILIVSAATFHFSGNQNVAEIQEAYKLLSPLLGVSAASAIFGIALLASGQSSTLTATLAGQIVMEGFLQFRLPSWLRRLVTRLLAIIPALITIIIFGERSTSSLIVLSQVILSLQLPFAVIPLVMFTSNRRLMGEFVNPLWLKSLAWLVAIIIVGLNVWLLLQSILIWLGFNL; the protein is encoded by the coding sequence ATGACTCGCCCCGAAAACCGCCCCAGTCTCCCTGAAGTTCACCGCAGTATTAGAATTCCCAACACTAAAAGCTTTTGGCGCAAGATGCTGGCTTATGCAGGGCCAGGGTATCTGGTTTCAGTGGGATATATGGACCCTGGAAACTGGGCAACAGATATCGCCGGGGGGTCTAAGTTTGGCTATACCTTGTTGACAGTAGTTATGCTGTCGAACCTGATGGCGATATTACTGCAATCGCTATGTGTGCGTTTGGGTGTTGCCACAGGACGAGACTTAGCACAGGCTTGTCGGGACTATTTCAGTCAAAGGGTGAGCTTTTGTTTGTGGGTGCTGTGTGAGATTGCGATCGCCGCTTGTGACTTGGCAGAATTACTGGGAAGTGCGATCGCCCTGCAACTTTTATTCGGTATTCCCTTGCTATGGGGTGTGTGCATCACTGCGCTGGATGTCTTGGTATTGCTATTCCTGCAAAGTAAAGGCTTTCGCTATACAGAAGCTTTGGTAATAATGCTGGTAGCAACCGTAGGCATCTGTTTTACAGCGGAAATTCTGTTCTCTCGACCTGATATGGGAGGGATTTTGTTGGGATATCTGCCTAAAAAAGAAATTTTACAAAACCCAGAAATGCTCTACATTGCCATTGGTATTTTAGGCGCAACAGTAATGCCTCACAACTTATATTTACACTCCTCTATTGTGCAAACTCGTGATTGGCAACCTAATACTGAAAAAAAATGGGAAGCGATTAAGTTTGGTACAATTGATTCAACTTTTGCTCTATCGTTGGCACTATTTATCAACTCAGCCATTTTAATTGTGTCTGCCGCCACATTTCATTTTTCTGGGAATCAAAATGTAGCAGAAATTCAAGAAGCTTACAAACTGCTTTCACCATTATTAGGCGTTAGTGCTGCTAGTGCTATTTTTGGCATTGCCTTACTTGCTTCTGGGCAAAGTTCAACACTGACTGCAACCTTGGCTGGGCAGATTGTTATGGAAGGGTTTTTACAATTTCGCCTTCCATCTTGGTTACGCCGTTTAGTTACCCGTCTGCTTGCCATCATTCCAGCGTTGATTACGATTATTATCTTTGGGGAACGTAGTACAAGCAGCCTCATCGTTCTTAGTCAAGTTATCCTCAGTTTACAGTTACCGTTTGCAGTGATTCCATTGGTGATGTTTACGAGTAACCGTCGCTTAATGGGAGAGTTTGTAAATCCCCTGTGGCTAAAATCTCTAGCTTGGCTGGTTGCTATTATTATCGTCGGGTTAAATGTTTGGTTGCTATTACAAAGTATTTTGATTTGGCTGGGTTTCAATCTCTAA
- a CDS encoding TniQ family protein, translating into MSVESLANYESWDLKMNQLPKRSHLYSLQPIGFATPTVESFTSYLQRLAAAHGVSMASLIRYKITPLFIQSNQPPDFLKADDAIKMLITAWHREPALLQQQSAKFWLDRTQHVSKVVAIVEKLTARRDLSFLTLLQWHSWRLNFNHIFHTEQRWCSGCYQDWREAGLPIYNPLLWTLEAVSVCPVHQRYLQLRCLYCGCFQQFLNLECHSLGYCCACNAWLGRFVDTTAKSQGSRFDWEKWAAQSVGQIFGALPTLSSTSSYKDTLLAKYRRKPTLTKFLRWCYKLGINPHEGLEILSIIPSVLS; encoded by the coding sequence ATGTCGGTTGAAAGTTTGGCTAATTATGAGTCTTGGGACTTAAAAATGAACCAACTGCCAAAACGCAGTCATCTTTACTCTCTTCAACCAATAGGTTTTGCTACACCCACAGTTGAAAGTTTTACTAGTTACTTACAGCGCTTGGCTGCTGCACATGGTGTCTCGATGGCTAGTTTAATTCGCTATAAAATTACGCCGTTATTTATCCAGAGCAACCAACCACCGGATTTCTTGAAAGCTGATGATGCTATCAAAATGCTCATCACTGCTTGGCATCGAGAGCCTGCACTTTTACAACAGCAGTCTGCTAAATTTTGGTTAGACCGAACGCAACATGTTTCAAAGGTAGTTGCCATCGTTGAGAAATTAACTGCTAGGCGGGATCTGAGTTTTCTGACTTTACTCCAATGGCATTCATGGCGGCTTAACTTCAATCATATTTTCCATACTGAACAACGTTGGTGTTCTGGTTGTTATCAAGACTGGCGTGAAGCTGGTTTACCTATTTATAACCCTTTGTTGTGGACTTTAGAAGCTGTTAGTGTTTGTCCAGTTCACCAACGTTACCTACAATTGCGCTGCTTGTACTGTGGTTGTTTTCAACAATTTCTCAATCTGGAATGCCATTCTCTTGGCTATTGTTGTGCGTGTAATGCATGGCTGGGTCGGTTTGTAGACACTACTGCTAAATCTCAGGGGTCTCGGTTTGATTGGGAAAAGTGGGCCGCTCAATCTGTCGGCCAGATTTTCGGCGCTCTGCCAACACTTAGTTCGACTTCTTCTTATAAAGATACCCTACTAGCCAAATATCGGCGAAAACCTACTCTCACTAAGTTTTTAAGGTGGTGTTACAAGCTAGGAATTAACCCACATGAAGGTTTGGAAATTCTCTCGATTATACCGAGTGTACTCAGTTGA
- a CDS encoding reverse transcriptase domain-containing protein — protein MRNAETILSVIRDRGYRGLPLDDIYRQLFNPNLYLLAYSRIYKNDGAMTQGITSETVDGMSIKKIENLIEDIRYERFRWTPVRRINIPKKNGKTRPLGIPTWNDKLIQEVIRLILEAYYEPQFSNSSHGFRQERGCHTALTVIDRTWQGTKWFIEGDIRGCFDNIDHKILMSTLRETIQDNRFLRLIENLLKAGYCEQWKYYSTLSGTPQGSILSPILANIYLDKFDKFIEQILIPEYTLGKHRAENPEYSKLVKLAWYYRKNGQVDKARQLEIKYQKMPSKNVRDPKYRRLNYVRYADDFLLGFIGSFQETKEIKEKLKTFLADNLQLELSPEKTLITNARNEAASFLGYKILVQYSDDKHTNGKRSINGIIALRIPARLIEEKCTLYMRNGKPIHRPELINDDDFTIINIYQSEFRGYVQFYSLAQNIAWLRKLQWIMSSSLMKTLACKHRTSVAKICAKYKKTVKLPQGLRKCVEITVPVEGKKSLVARFGGIQLKRNLKATILDLPTNRKPAFRNELIKRLLASECEICGAKGDIEVHHIRALKDLKAKGRKEKPQWMQIMSARRRKTLMVCPQCHDAIHAGKPTSKRVS, from the coding sequence ATGCGAAACGCCGAAACGATTTTAAGTGTAATCCGAGACAGAGGCTACCGTGGTTTACCTCTGGATGATATCTACAGACAACTTTTCAACCCCAATTTATACCTCTTGGCGTACAGCCGCATCTACAAAAATGATGGGGCAATGACGCAAGGAATTACATCAGAGACTGTTGATGGGATGTCCATCAAAAAGATTGAAAACCTCATAGAGGATATTCGCTATGAACGTTTTCGGTGGACACCAGTACGGCGAATTAATATTCCCAAGAAAAATGGAAAAACTCGACCTCTGGGTATTCCCACTTGGAACGATAAATTGATTCAGGAAGTAATACGTTTAATATTAGAAGCGTACTACGAGCCTCAATTTTCTAACAGCAGTCATGGTTTTCGACAAGAGCGCGGATGCCATACGGCGCTAACAGTAATAGACCGTACTTGGCAAGGAACTAAATGGTTTATCGAAGGAGATATTCGCGGTTGCTTTGACAATATAGATCATAAAATCTTAATGTCAACCTTACGCGAGACAATCCAAGATAATCGTTTCTTGAGATTGATTGAAAACTTACTCAAGGCAGGTTACTGTGAGCAATGGAAATATTATTCCACCCTGAGCGGAACGCCGCAAGGCTCGATTTTATCACCCATACTCGCCAATATCTATCTTGACAAATTCGATAAATTTATCGAACAGATACTCATCCCAGAATATACACTTGGTAAACATCGGGCAGAAAATCCAGAGTATTCAAAACTCGTAAAACTTGCTTGGTATTACAGGAAAAACGGACAAGTTGATAAAGCGCGTCAACTGGAAATTAAATACCAGAAAATGCCTTCTAAAAATGTTCGTGACCCTAAATACAGAAGGTTAAATTACGTCCGCTATGCAGACGATTTCCTACTTGGTTTTATTGGCTCATTCCAAGAGACAAAAGAAATTAAGGAAAAACTCAAGACATTTTTAGCTGACAATCTTCAGTTGGAACTGTCACCAGAAAAGACCCTGATTACTAATGCTAGGAATGAGGCAGCAAGCTTTCTAGGTTACAAAATTCTAGTCCAATATTCTGACGATAAGCATACCAATGGTAAACGCTCAATCAACGGAATTATTGCACTAAGAATCCCAGCAAGACTTATAGAAGAAAAATGTACCCTATACATGAGGAATGGTAAACCCATTCATCGCCCTGAATTAATAAATGATGATGATTTTACTATTATCAACATTTACCAATCGGAATTTAGAGGGTATGTACAATTCTATAGCCTTGCCCAAAATATTGCATGGCTGCGAAAACTTCAATGGATTATGTCGAGTTCGCTGATGAAAACCCTTGCCTGTAAACACAGAACTAGCGTGGCTAAAATCTGCGCCAAGTATAAGAAGACGGTAAAGCTTCCACAAGGCTTGAGAAAGTGTGTGGAAATAACTGTCCCAGTAGAAGGTAAGAAATCCCTGGTGGCTCGCTTTGGCGGCATCCAATTAAAACGCAACCTAAAAGCAACCATTCTAGACCTGCCAACAAATAGAAAGCCCGCGTTCAGAAATGAACTAATTAAACGGCTTCTTGCTTCGGAATGTGAGATTTGCGGGGCAAAAGGTGATATTGAGGTTCACCATATTCGTGCCCTTAAAGACCTCAAAGCCAAGGGTAGAAAGGAAAAACCGCAATGGATGCAAATTATGTCCGCACGTAGAAGGAAAACTCTCATGGTTTGCCCTCAATGCCATGATGCAATACACGCTGGTAAACCAACATCTAAACGAGTCTCGTGA
- a CDS encoding group II intron reverse transcriptase: MNHNVLLSKLNTFPTIYRQIRAWLKAGVIDFSEYALREKSDNITSMGVPQGGTISPLLANIALHGMENRIKEVALTLPGRKTANCKAISLIRFADDFVILHKDLAVIQRCQQIMAEWLNELGLELKPSKTHISHTQNMYEGKVGFDFLGFTVRQFPVGKYHSGKSSNGKLLGYKTLITPSKTKLKTHTQKIGKLIDGHKSVPQFDLIAHLNPVIRGWTNYYSCVVSKRIFNQADTTLFSQLKAWAEHRHSNKSSKWSCQKYWQTVGSDNWVFKPHNQKIRLLKHRETPIVRHIQVQGIRSPFDGDWVYWSSRMGKHPEAPTRVATLLKMQKGKCTHCGLFFHHEDLMEIDHKIPRSKGGKDSYDNLQLLHGHCHDAKTAADKFAVTVPEIDEDYLNCNPF; this comes from the coding sequence ATTAATCACAATGTTCTGCTGTCAAAATTAAATACATTCCCCACCATCTACCGACAAATTCGCGCATGGTTGAAAGCGGGAGTGATTGATTTCTCTGAATATGCTTTAAGGGAGAAATCTGACAACATAACATCAATGGGTGTTCCACAAGGGGGTACGATTTCGCCATTATTAGCGAATATAGCCCTTCACGGCATGGAAAATCGAATTAAAGAAGTTGCTCTTACTTTACCCGGACGTAAAACGGCGAATTGTAAAGCAATAAGCTTAATTAGATTCGCAGATGATTTTGTGATTCTGCATAAAGACCTTGCCGTTATCCAAAGATGTCAGCAGATTATGGCAGAGTGGTTAAACGAATTGGGGCTAGAATTAAAACCAAGTAAAACCCATATTTCTCATACACAAAATATGTATGAAGGTAAGGTTGGTTTTGACTTTTTGGGTTTCACTGTTCGACAATTTCCGGTAGGAAAATATCACAGTGGTAAAAGCTCAAACGGAAAATTACTTGGTTATAAAACTCTTATTACTCCAAGCAAAACAAAACTGAAGACACACACGCAGAAGATAGGTAAATTGATTGATGGGCATAAATCAGTACCACAATTTGATTTAATCGCTCATCTGAATCCCGTCATCCGTGGATGGACAAACTACTACTCATGTGTCGTCAGTAAACGCATATTTAATCAGGCTGATACAACATTATTCAGCCAGTTAAAAGCATGGGCAGAACATCGTCACTCCAATAAATCCTCAAAGTGGAGTTGTCAAAAATATTGGCAAACCGTAGGGTCTGATAATTGGGTTTTTAAACCCCATAATCAGAAGATTCGCTTACTCAAGCACCGTGAAACTCCTATTGTGAGACACATACAAGTGCAAGGAATCCGTAGCCCTTTTGATGGTGACTGGGTGTACTGGAGTTCCAGAATGGGTAAACATCCTGAAGCGCCAACAAGGGTGGCAACACTTTTGAAGATGCAAAAAGGAAAGTGTACTCATTGTGGACTGTTTTTTCACCATGAAGACTTGATGGAAATCGACCATAAAATCCCCCGCTCCAAAGGCGGTAAGGATAGCTATGACAACCTTCAATTACTTCATGGACATTGCCACGATGCTAAAACGGCAGCAGATAAATTTGCTGTTACAGTTCCAGAGATAGATGAGGATTATCTCAACTGTAATCCCTTTTAA
- a CDS encoding CPBP family intramembrane glutamic endopeptidase, translating to MPAPNLNFARFAHYPAPARLGIFVMALLLLWLPFAAPIYWLWGTGNTVSIITMLVLYGDFVFLLRLWGEKVHSSPHPLENYGLVRTRQNGLALLRGLCLGLISLFCLFLLEGRFGWLIWQQTPQFLPKTILEGLIVALGVGLAEELLFRGWLVDELQFDYGFKVALWTSSTIYAVLHFIKPWAEILRTLPSFPGLLLLGLTLGWARQLCKGQLGFAIGLHAGLVWGYYIINVGDLLLYTGQVPVWITGIDRNPLAGAMGLLFISFIALGLHVISGIKRRSKHS from the coding sequence ATGCCAGCACCTAATTTGAATTTTGCCCGCTTTGCTCACTATCCTGCACCCGCGCGGCTGGGTATATTTGTGATGGCTTTACTACTGCTATGGCTACCTTTTGCTGCACCAATCTACTGGCTTTGGGGTACTGGCAACACAGTCAGTATCATTACTATGCTCGTGTTGTATGGCGATTTTGTGTTTCTTCTTCGACTATGGGGGGAAAAAGTTCATTCCTCTCCCCATCCGCTTGAAAATTACGGTTTAGTACGAACTCGTCAGAACGGGTTAGCGCTTTTAAGGGGTCTATGTTTAGGACTAATAAGCCTTTTCTGCCTGTTTCTCTTAGAAGGCAGATTTGGTTGGTTAATTTGGCAACAAACTCCTCAATTTTTACCCAAGACTATATTAGAAGGATTGATTGTGGCTTTGGGAGTTGGGTTAGCAGAGGAGTTACTGTTTCGAGGCTGGCTGGTAGATGAGTTGCAATTTGATTATGGTTTTAAAGTGGCTTTATGGACTAGCAGCACCATTTATGCAGTTTTACATTTCATTAAACCTTGGGCGGAAATTTTGCGGACTTTACCTAGTTTTCCAGGGCTGTTGCTGCTAGGTCTAACATTGGGGTGGGCAAGGCAATTGTGTAAAGGGCAGTTAGGATTTGCTATTGGATTACACGCAGGTTTAGTTTGGGGCTACTACATTATCAATGTAGGGGATTTGTTATTATACACAGGTCAAGTTCCCGTTTGGATAACAGGTATTGACCGCAATCCCCTAGCAGGTGCAATGGGGTTGCTGTTTATTAGTTTCATTGCTTTGGGATTGCACGTAATTTCTGGAATTAAACGACGGAGTAAGCACAGCTAA
- a CDS encoding ArsR/SmtB family transcription factor — translation MNKHKKKQDLDLLQSSDAPTCETHLVHLDNVRSTQAQILATDKAQQMAEIFGILADPNRLRLFSALVNQELCVCDLAALTKMTESAVCHQLRLLKVMRLVNYRREGRNVYYTLADSHAINLYRSLVENLNEPSV, via the coding sequence ATGAATAAACACAAGAAAAAGCAGGATTTGGACTTACTTCAAAGTTCTGATGCACCGACCTGTGAGACACATTTGGTACATCTAGATAATGTACGCTCAACTCAGGCACAAATCTTGGCTACAGATAAAGCACAGCAAATGGCAGAAATCTTTGGGATACTGGCAGATCCGAACCGCCTACGTCTTTTCTCGGCTTTAGTAAATCAGGAGTTGTGTGTTTGCGATCTAGCAGCATTGACGAAAATGACGGAATCAGCCGTTTGCCATCAACTACGGTTATTGAAAGTCATGCGTTTAGTCAACTATCGTCGAGAAGGTCGGAATGTTTATTACACTCTAGCTGACAGTCACGCGATCAACTTATATCGCTCTTTAGTAGAAAATTTGAATGAACCAAGTGTTTAG
- a CDS encoding heavy metal translocating P-type ATPase, with amino-acid sequence MKKTTNSQDSGSCSCQSDHNHNGNHNHDDAHDGDHDHDHDHDHSHGDGEFNLKKEVTPIILVVILFIVGFIFEKQLHNTPYSIGEYLVFIPAYLLSGWGVLTTAGRNILRGKVFDENFLMTVATLGAFAIDKLPEAVAVMLFFRIGELFQEYAVGNSRRSIKSLLEVRPDYANLKVNGEVKKVSPEQVTVGDIIIVKPGEKIPLDGEILEGNSQLDTSALTGESVPRTVQVGETVLAGMINQTGVITIKVTKLFGESSISKILELVQNASSKKAETQKFITKFAKIYTPFVVFGSLAVAILPPLFIPGATRLEWIYRALVLLVISCPCGLVISIPLGYFGGVGGAAKRGILVKGSTYLDALAAVKTVVFDKTGTLTKGVFKVTQIVPDNGFSKSELLAMAAKVESHSNHPVAQSIRAAYENKIDESEVEDYEEIAGHGIKAKVKGRVVLAGNDRLLHRENIAHAVCNVDGTVVHLAVDNIYAGYILIADEIKEDAAQAISALKKLGVEKIVMLTGDNQAIASRVAQQIGLDYYEAELLPEDKVNAIEKILSKTPKNSKVAFVGDGINDAPVIARADVGMAMGGLGSDAAIETADVVIMTDKPSKVAEAIKIGRKTHQIVWQNIILAMAIKGLFIALGAFGVATLWEAVFADVGVALLAIFNATRVLK; translated from the coding sequence ATGAAAAAAACAACAAATTCTCAAGATTCCGGCAGTTGCAGTTGCCAAAGTGACCACAACCATAATGGGAATCATAACCACGACGACGCTCATGATGGCGACCATGATCACGACCACGACCATGACCACAGTCATGGAGATGGGGAATTTAACCTAAAAAAAGAAGTGACTCCTATTATTTTGGTTGTCATTTTATTTATTGTTGGTTTTATTTTTGAAAAACAACTACACAACACACCCTACTCTATCGGTGAATATTTGGTTTTCATTCCTGCTTATTTATTAAGTGGCTGGGGGGTTTTAACTACTGCTGGTCGCAATATTCTGCGTGGCAAAGTGTTTGATGAGAATTTCTTAATGACTGTGGCAACATTGGGGGCTTTCGCTATTGACAAGCTTCCAGAAGCCGTAGCAGTTATGTTGTTTTTTAGAATAGGAGAGTTATTTCAGGAGTATGCCGTTGGTAATTCTCGCAGGTCGATAAAATCTCTTTTAGAAGTTCGCCCTGATTATGCCAATCTTAAAGTCAACGGTGAAGTCAAAAAAGTATCTCCAGAACAAGTAACAGTAGGGGACATCATCATTGTCAAGCCAGGAGAAAAAATTCCTTTAGACGGTGAGATTCTAGAAGGGAATTCTCAACTTGATACCTCTGCATTAACTGGAGAATCTGTTCCGCGAACAGTGCAAGTAGGAGAAACTGTTTTAGCAGGCATGATTAACCAGACAGGTGTGATCACTATCAAAGTCACAAAACTGTTTGGTGAATCTTCAATATCTAAGATTTTAGAACTTGTACAGAATGCCAGCAGTAAAAAAGCTGAAACGCAGAAATTTATTACCAAATTTGCTAAAATATATACACCCTTTGTAGTTTTTGGATCACTAGCAGTTGCGATACTTCCTCCTTTATTTATTCCTGGTGCAACTCGTTTAGAATGGATTTACCGTGCCCTCGTACTATTAGTTATTTCCTGCCCTTGCGGACTGGTTATTAGTATTCCTCTAGGGTATTTTGGAGGCGTTGGTGGTGCTGCTAAACGTGGAATTTTAGTTAAAGGCTCTACGTATTTAGATGCGCTTGCAGCAGTTAAAACGGTGGTGTTTGATAAAACAGGAACACTAACTAAAGGTGTTTTCAAAGTAACGCAAATCGTGCCAGACAATGGTTTTTCAAAAAGCGAATTATTAGCTATGGCTGCTAAAGTAGAGTCACACTCAAATCACCCTGTGGCTCAATCAATTCGAGCAGCTTACGAAAACAAGATTGATGAATCTGAGGTTGAAGATTACGAAGAAATTGCGGGTCATGGTATTAAAGCAAAGGTGAAAGGGCGAGTCGTACTGGCAGGAAATGACCGCCTATTGCATAGAGAAAATATCGCTCATGCTGTTTGCAATGTGGACGGTACGGTTGTTCATCTTGCTGTAGATAATATCTACGCGGGATACATTTTAATTGCGGATGAAATTAAAGAGGATGCAGCACAAGCGATTTCTGCTTTGAAGAAATTGGGAGTAGAAAAAATAGTGATGTTGACAGGGGATAATCAAGCTATTGCCTCCCGCGTTGCTCAACAAATCGGTTTAGATTATTACGAAGCGGAGCTATTACCAGAAGATAAGGTGAATGCAATTGAAAAAATTCTTAGTAAAACTCCAAAAAACAGTAAAGTTGCCTTTGTAGGAGACGGGATCAATGATGCTCCAGTAATTGCCAGAGCAGATGTAGGTATGGCGATGGGTGGATTAGGTTCTGATGCAGCAATTGAAACAGCAGATGTAGTTATCATGACAGATAAACCATCAAAAGTAGCCGAAGCAATAAAAATTGGTAGAAAGACCCATCAAATTGTTTGGCAGAATATTATTTTGGCGATGGCTATTAAAGGTCTATTTATCGCTTTAGGGGCTTTTGGAGTAGCAACGCTGTGGGAAGCAGTTTTTGCTGATGTGGGTGTAGCTTTGTTAGCGATTTTTAATGCTACGAGAGTGCTGAAATAG
- a CDS encoding TFIIB-type zinc ribbon-containing protein: protein MFCPVCNVELRMSNRQGVEIDYCPQCRGIWLDRGELEKLIERSTEIPFEDERYTDKHQRKDEYREGSHGEGYRERKDEYREGSHGEGYRGEKRRKKSFLGELFDF from the coding sequence ATGTTTTGTCCTGTCTGCAACGTTGAACTTAGAATGTCAAACCGCCAGGGAGTTGAAATTGATTACTGCCCTCAATGTCGGGGAATTTGGCTAGACCGTGGTGAGCTTGAAAAGTTAATTGAGCGCTCTACAGAAATTCCTTTTGAAGATGAGAGATATACAGATAAACACCAACGTAAAGATGAGTATCGAGAAGGAAGTCATGGAGAAGGATATCGAGAACGTAAAGATGAGTATCGAGAAGGAAGTCATGGAGAAGGATATCGAGGGGAAAAAAGACGCAAAAAATCATTTTTGGGAGAACTATTTGATTTTTGA